A single window of Oxyura jamaicensis isolate SHBP4307 breed ruddy duck chromosome 3, BPBGC_Ojam_1.0, whole genome shotgun sequence DNA harbors:
- the RAB1A gene encoding ras-related protein Rab-1A, with product MSSMNPEYDYLFKLLLIGDSGVGKSCLLLRFADDTYTESYISTIGVDFKIRTIELDGKTIKLQIWDTAGQERFRTITSSYYRGAHGIIVVYDVTDQESFNNVKQWLQEIDRYASENVNKLLVGNKCDLTTKKVVDYTTAKEFADSLGIPFLETSAKNATNVEQSFMTMAAEIKKRMGPGATAGGAEKSNVKIQSTPVKQSSGGCC from the exons tgACTATTTATTCAAGCTACTTCTGATTGGAGACTCCGGTGTTGGGAAATCTTGCCTTCTTCTTAGGTTTGCA GATGACACGTACACAGAAAGTTACATCAGCACAATTGGTGTGGACTTCAAAATCAGGACTATAGAACTAGATGGGAAAACAATCAAACTTCAGATA tGGGACACGGCGGGACAGGAGAGGTTTCGAACTATCACTTCCAGTTACTATAGAGGTGCTCATGGCATCATAGTCGTGTATGATGTTACGGATCAG GAGTCCTTCAATAATGTAAAACAGTGGCTGCAGGAGATAGACCGCTATGCCAGTGAAAACGTCAACAAGTTGTTGGTGGGGAACAAATGTGATCTGACCACAAAGAAAGTAGTAGACTATACAACAGCAAAG GAATTTGCAGATTCTCTTGGAATTCCATTTTTGGAAACCAGTGCAAAGAACGCCACAAATGTAGAACAGTCTTTCATGACCATGGCTGCTGAGATTAAAAAACGAATGGGTCCTGGAGCAACAGCTGGTGGTGCGGAGAAGTCCAATGTTAAAATTCAGAGCACTCCAGTCAAGCAGTCTAGTGGAGGTTGCTGCTAA